A genomic segment from Pediococcus acidilactici encodes:
- a CDS encoding PLDc N-terminal domain-containing protein: MNKRHFLSKRRQQELLPLVAFEVTASLLAYKDILTATSFRRGNRVLWMLVALIQPIGPWLYFTFGQESE, encoded by the coding sequence ATGAATAAACGCCATTTTCTTAGCAAACGTCGCCAGCAGGAACTTTTACCACTAGTTGCTTTTGAAGTTACCGCATCCTTACTTGCGTACAAAGACATTCTTACCGCGACCAGTTTTCGACGCGGTAACCGCGTCTTGTGGATGTTGGTTGCCCTCATCCAACCAATCGGACCGTGGCTATATTTCACTTTCGGCCAAGAGTCCGAGTAA
- a CDS encoding TIGR00730 family Rossman fold protein: MRKIAVFCGAAEGESVRYSAAAQQLGQYLANHQIGLVYGGGKYGLMGQIATAVLNSGGYVEGIIPQNLADRGASYTTISHLEVVENMTVRKQRMMELADGFIALPGGPGTLEEIAEVYSWSLIGENAKPCVLYNVAHYYDALQEFYDHMVKNGFLAKPAREKLFFSDSLNEIFQFITNYNPPAIRRY, from the coding sequence ATGAGAAAAATCGCAGTATTTTGTGGCGCTGCCGAAGGTGAATCCGTTCGTTATTCTGCAGCAGCTCAACAACTAGGACAATACTTAGCAAACCACCAAATTGGACTAGTATACGGTGGGGGCAAATACGGGTTAATGGGTCAGATTGCTACGGCCGTATTAAACTCTGGTGGCTACGTAGAGGGAATCATACCCCAAAACCTTGCCGACCGTGGCGCTAGTTACACGACGATTTCACATCTCGAGGTGGTTGAAAACATGACGGTCCGTAAGCAACGGATGATGGAGCTGGCTGACGGTTTCATCGCCCTTCCCGGTGGCCCAGGCACGCTTGAAGAAATTGCAGAGGTGTATTCTTGGTCGCTAATTGGTGAAAATGCCAAACCGTGCGTCCTTTATAACGTTGCCCACTACTACGATGCTCTCCAAGAATTTTACGACCACATGGTAAAAAACGGGTTCTTGGCAAAACCCGCTCGAGAGAAGCTATTCTTTTCAGACTCTTTAAACGAAATTTTCCAATTCATCACTAATTACAATCCTCCCGCAATTCGTCGGTACTAA
- a CDS encoding DedA family protein translates to MEQQITQFINDFGYLAIVLLIALENLLPPIPSEIILTFTGFMTLTSKLTLWGSVIAATVGAVIGALLLYVIGRYLNPERLHWLVASRVGRGLRLKDSDITKAQNFFQRHGFKTIFFGRFVPVIRSLISIPAGMAKMPGLLFVLLTTVATLIWNLVLILLGRAAGSAWAEVSAMVDTYASVVAVLLVGLLLIGGAVYYFKRIRPKA, encoded by the coding sequence ATGGAACAACAAATTACGCAATTCATTAACGACTTTGGTTATCTGGCGATTGTGCTCCTGATTGCCTTGGAAAACCTTTTGCCGCCAATCCCGTCGGAGATCATTTTGACTTTTACGGGGTTCATGACCCTCACGTCTAAACTAACCCTATGGGGGAGCGTAATCGCTGCTACGGTTGGGGCCGTCATTGGAGCTCTGCTTTTATACGTAATTGGTCGTTATTTGAATCCGGAACGTTTACATTGGCTCGTAGCTAGTCGAGTAGGCCGCGGGTTGCGCTTAAAAGATAGTGACATTACTAAAGCGCAAAATTTCTTTCAACGTCACGGGTTTAAAACAATCTTTTTTGGACGGTTTGTTCCCGTAATTCGGAGTCTAATTTCAATTCCAGCGGGGATGGCAAAAATGCCAGGACTGCTCTTCGTTTTGTTAACCACGGTGGCCACCTTAATTTGGAACTTAGTCCTCATTCTTTTAGGCCGTGCCGCTGGAAGTGCGTGGGCAGAAGTTTCCGCAATGGTCGATACGTACGCCTCCGTGGTAGCAGTTCTGCTAGTTGGCCTCCTCCTTATTGGCGGAGCAGTTTATTATTTCAAACGAATTCGACCGAAAGCTTAA
- a CDS encoding ABC transporter ATP-binding protein — protein MKNTALVEVHELKFNYSSKMVLRGVNLTVPTGEIIGLIGENGAGKTTLLKLLLGILHSPSGAIQWNKVAKPEVNTMFQNNLKLVGVTVRDLLQLTAAQYRNPRPVADVMKELALSSFAKRPLNRLSGGQLQKVAFGLTLVSNAQLLFLDEPTVGMDVNARQIFWRKIEQMRVQGKTVLITSHYLAEIQEVADRILILKAGKIKFNGTLAELQRGYLTSQISFATTLPKARFQGLPNVKQVLVQDQQVTLDTTDSDQTLRALAPWLNQLNNVKITAASLENIFTAMTKEDDRHE, from the coding sequence ATGAAAAATACGGCGCTCGTGGAAGTCCACGAATTGAAGTTCAATTATAGTTCAAAAATGGTTTTACGCGGGGTAAACTTAACCGTGCCCACGGGAGAAATTATTGGCTTGATTGGCGAAAACGGTGCGGGAAAAACCACTCTTTTGAAACTGCTATTGGGAATCTTGCATTCCCCAAGTGGTGCAATTCAGTGGAATAAGGTTGCTAAACCAGAAGTGAACACGATGTTTCAAAATAATCTGAAGCTAGTGGGAGTAACCGTGCGGGATTTATTACAACTTACCGCTGCGCAATATCGTAATCCGCGCCCGGTAGCTGACGTAATGAAAGAATTAGCCTTAAGTTCGTTTGCAAAACGACCCTTAAACCGGTTGTCGGGTGGGCAGTTGCAGAAAGTAGCCTTTGGATTAACGTTGGTTAGCAATGCACAGTTGCTATTTTTAGATGAACCGACCGTGGGAATGGATGTCAACGCACGACAAATATTCTGGCGCAAAATTGAACAAATGCGCGTTCAGGGGAAGACGGTTTTAATTACCAGCCATTACTTGGCAGAAATTCAGGAAGTTGCCGACCGAATCTTGATTTTAAAAGCAGGTAAAATTAAGTTCAATGGTACTTTAGCTGAACTTCAGCGAGGCTACTTAACTAGTCAAATTAGTTTTGCAACCACCCTTCCTAAAGCGCGTTTCCAAGGGCTGCCGAACGTAAAGCAGGTTCTTGTCCAAGACCAGCAAGTTACGCTGGATACCACGGATAGTGATCAAACACTGCGGGCTTTGGCTCCGTGGCTAAACCAATTAAATAATGTAAAAATCACCGCCGCTTCGTTAGAAAACATTTTTACCGCGATGACCAAGGAGGATGACCGTCATGAATAA
- a CDS encoding NlpC/P60 family protein — protein MNYRSILFTTVVAAMGGFSLSNSPISAHSLPANSPLIKAAIPETPRPETSQSLNNPPAAPIAFNQLEAVLNQHLGQPFMWGATGPSAFDCSGLTQFAFRQALGINLNRTAAQQFQQARHVDASEVRPGDLVFFSYNQGQSIDHVGIVAKGHHMMIDAQNRGVIRESYDTPWWQPFIAGYGRVLSDH, from the coding sequence ATGAATTACAGATCAATACTTTTTACTACCGTCGTGGCAGCCATGGGTGGATTTTCTTTAAGCAACTCGCCAATTTCTGCACATAGTTTACCGGCTAACTCGCCGCTGATAAAAGCGGCCATTCCGGAAACACCGCGCCCAGAAACTTCCCAGTCACTTAATAATCCACCGGCCGCGCCCATCGCTTTCAACCAACTAGAAGCCGTTTTAAACCAACACCTTGGCCAGCCTTTTATGTGGGGGGCTACCGGGCCGAGCGCTTTCGATTGTTCGGGGCTGACCCAATTTGCCTTTCGCCAAGCGTTGGGAATTAATTTAAACCGGACGGCTGCACAGCAATTTCAACAAGCGCGCCACGTCGATGCTTCAGAAGTACGTCCCGGCGATTTAGTCTTTTTTTCCTATAACCAAGGACAAAGCATTGATCACGTGGGAATCGTAGCAAAGGGTCACCACATGATGATCGACGCCCAAAATCGTGGGGTGATTCGTGAAAGTTACGACACCCCGTGGTGGCAACCGTTCATCGCCGGATATGGACGAGTTTTAAGCGACCATTAG
- a CDS encoding MerR family transcriptional regulator: MAKDIEADEYATGSDVVEKIERIGSLATLGNWAKEMERSGHKFQHDGRGRRIYSEEDIQILEKMNELLGEKNTLKQAVQATLGVSSSSDEEDEDAEKDEQDQVEGDNVPMVMDESMKRFIAAQSQDMADLKQLLTKVVEQNQSYHEENAKLAKKIDDLVEKNQKALEQPKKGWWKRHFG; this comes from the coding sequence ATGGCAAAAGATATTGAAGCAGATGAATACGCAACCGGTTCGGATGTCGTTGAAAAAATCGAACGAATCGGAAGCCTTGCTACGTTAGGTAACTGGGCAAAGGAAATGGAACGAAGCGGCCATAAATTCCAACATGATGGCCGTGGACGTCGAATTTATTCTGAAGAAGACATTCAGATTTTAGAAAAGATGAATGAGCTTTTGGGTGAAAAGAACACCCTTAAACAAGCTGTTCAGGCAACTTTGGGAGTTTCATCATCGAGTGATGAAGAAGACGAAGACGCCGAAAAAGACGAGCAAGATCAAGTTGAAGGTGATAACGTCCCAATGGTGATGGACGAATCAATGAAACGCTTCATCGCTGCTCAAAGCCAAGATATGGCGGACTTAAAACAACTGCTAACTAAGGTGGTAGAGCAAAACCAAAGTTATCACGAAGAAAATGCTAAGTTAGCCAAGAAAATTGACGACTTAGTAGAAAAGAACCAAAAAGCCTTGGAACAACCTAAAAAGGGTTGGTGGAAGCGCCACTTTGGTTAA
- a CDS encoding response regulator transcription factor, with protein sequence MTASDGATAWQMIQRHSPNVAVLDIEMPKLSGLEVAQRIHEEQLPTRVVILTTFARQTYFEQAVRAQVAAYLLKDSPSEELITAINQVMTGKIIYDPALVQSVLSADQNPLTKRETEVLQVAASGMPTKEIAQRLFLSEGTVRNYLSAVFSKLGVRNRLEAVELAQKNCWI encoded by the coding sequence ATTACGGCTAGCGATGGGGCAACGGCTTGGCAAATGATCCAAAGACATTCTCCCAACGTGGCCGTTTTAGATATTGAGATGCCCAAATTAAGTGGGCTGGAAGTTGCGCAACGAATTCATGAAGAGCAATTACCAACTCGAGTTGTGATCTTGACAACCTTTGCCCGGCAAACTTATTTTGAACAAGCGGTGCGGGCTCAGGTTGCGGCTTATCTACTAAAGGACAGCCCAAGTGAGGAGTTAATTACCGCAATTAACCAGGTGATGACGGGAAAAATCATTTACGATCCGGCACTTGTTCAAAGTGTTTTATCTGCCGACCAAAACCCATTAACTAAGCGGGAAACCGAGGTTCTGCAGGTGGCTGCAAGTGGAATGCCGACTAAGGAAATTGCTCAACGATTATTTTTAAGTGAAGGTACGGTCCGCAATTATCTATCGGCAGTTTTTAGTAAATTGGGGGTCCGTAACCGGCTTGAAGCCGTCGAACTCGCACAAAAGAATTGCTGGATATAA
- the rlmD gene encoding 23S rRNA (uracil(1939)-C(5))-methyltransferase RlmD, with protein sequence MNNKKNFKSTKQRSQSRTNTKRNQRHYHHNPKNAQQITEGQVIPLKIKRLGINGEGIGYYQRTICFIKGALPGEKVLASITEVHPRYLTGVLHQIKKVSPDRVTPIDNYADEVGGFELEHLAYPAQLEFKRDVIRQALTKFRPAGYQDYELRPTIGMDNPVAYRNKAQFQVRRLTDGQVGAGLYKEGTHELVDLATCSVQHPLTMKIIRAAVALFTKYNVDIYDEHRNEGELKTLVVRVAQATQETQVVFITNTPQLSHVTEVIDELGAQFPEIVSFMQNINPGRQSLIWGEKTVKLRGQATIREELDGLSFNLSARAFFQLNPQQTVTLYDEARKALAITPNSRIVDAYSGVGTIGLSLANKAKEVRGMDTIADAIADANENARLNQIDNARYEVGSAEKLLPKWLKEGFQPDGIVVDPPRVGLDRRLIDAILKSAPKHFAYVSCNPSTLARDLVPLVKKYRVEYIQSIDMFPQTARVEAVVKLTLRDA encoded by the coding sequence ATGAATAACAAGAAAAACTTTAAATCAACTAAGCAACGTTCGCAATCCCGAACGAATACTAAGCGAAACCAGCGTCACTACCACCATAATCCCAAAAATGCCCAACAGATTACCGAAGGACAGGTAATCCCACTGAAAATTAAACGACTCGGCATTAATGGGGAAGGAATTGGTTACTACCAGCGGACGATTTGCTTTATCAAGGGGGCTTTGCCAGGTGAAAAAGTACTTGCCAGCATCACCGAAGTCCATCCACGCTATCTTACCGGTGTCTTGCATCAAATTAAAAAAGTTAGTCCTGACCGGGTGACTCCCATCGATAACTATGCCGACGAGGTGGGCGGTTTTGAACTCGAACACCTCGCGTACCCTGCCCAACTAGAATTTAAGCGCGACGTCATTCGTCAAGCGTTAACTAAGTTTCGGCCTGCAGGTTATCAAGATTATGAGCTACGTCCAACCATCGGCATGGATAATCCGGTTGCTTACCGAAACAAAGCTCAATTTCAAGTTCGGCGACTTACCGATGGCCAAGTCGGAGCCGGCCTTTATAAAGAAGGAACGCACGAACTCGTTGATCTTGCAACCTGCAGTGTTCAACATCCGTTAACCATGAAGATTATCCGGGCGGCGGTAGCCCTATTTACAAAGTATAATGTCGATATTTATGATGAACATCGCAACGAGGGTGAATTGAAAACGCTGGTCGTGCGGGTCGCCCAAGCTACCCAAGAAACTCAAGTCGTCTTCATCACTAATACTCCCCAACTATCGCACGTAACGGAAGTCATTGACGAGTTAGGCGCCCAATTCCCCGAGATCGTCTCCTTTATGCAAAATATTAATCCAGGACGCCAATCCCTAATTTGGGGTGAAAAGACCGTAAAGCTACGTGGGCAAGCTACCATTCGCGAGGAACTTGACGGATTGTCCTTCAACTTATCCGCGCGGGCCTTTTTCCAATTAAACCCGCAACAAACCGTTACGCTGTACGACGAAGCGCGCAAAGCGTTAGCCATCACCCCAAATTCGCGAATTGTGGACGCCTACTCCGGAGTTGGAACAATCGGCCTATCCTTAGCTAACAAAGCAAAAGAAGTTCGTGGAATGGACACGATTGCCGATGCCATTGCCGATGCAAACGAAAACGCTCGACTTAATCAGATCGACAACGCTCGTTACGAAGTCGGTTCTGCTGAGAAATTGCTGCCTAAATGGCTAAAGGAAGGCTTCCAACCTGACGGAATTGTCGTTGACCCTCCCCGAGTAGGGCTTGACCGCCGATTAATCGACGCCATTTTGAAATCGGCTCCCAAGCATTTCGCATACGTATCGTGCAATCCTTCCACTCTCGCACGTGACCTAGTGCCGTTAGTGAAGAAATATCGCGTAGAATACATTCAATCAATTGATATGTTCCCACAAACTGCCCGAGTAGAAGCAGTTGTAAAACTAACGCTGCGTGACGCATAA
- a CDS encoding ABC transporter permease: MNKLWEQLKFDGKRLVFRNPSFLIMSLGMPAFFYWLFTKLFVNPSTNNHEFAGSYLGSMMVYSLLITLLMGMSTALIRDRNEGLTVFLKLNHHRLDNYYASFLLWNTLKNFMAMGILGTVAAYLNSIALDPVQWLTLLGLILVGQIPIMLLAVLLANVKRQETLGMLMNLVTFPLAIVSGLWWPLETMPEWLQNIGRHLPTYFLNRTIGQVINHAKINWSSVAGISEWIVIMALVTAGVAQLLAKRSSAINA, from the coding sequence ATGAATAAATTATGGGAGCAGTTGAAATTTGATGGAAAGCGGCTGGTATTCCGCAATCCCTCGTTTTTAATAATGTCGCTGGGGATGCCAGCCTTTTTCTACTGGTTATTCACTAAATTATTTGTGAACCCCTCAACCAATAATCATGAATTTGCCGGTAGTTATTTGGGAAGTATGATGGTGTATAGTTTATTGATTACCTTGCTTATGGGGATGTCTACCGCGTTAATCCGGGATCGGAACGAAGGGCTGACGGTGTTTTTGAAATTAAATCATCACCGCTTAGACAATTATTACGCTTCGTTTTTATTGTGGAACACGCTTAAAAACTTCATGGCAATGGGGATTTTGGGAACGGTCGCGGCTTATCTAAATTCAATTGCTTTAGATCCGGTACAATGGCTGACTTTATTGGGATTAATTTTAGTGGGGCAAATTCCAATTATGTTGTTAGCCGTGTTGTTAGCTAACGTTAAGCGGCAAGAAACGTTGGGGATGTTAATGAACTTAGTAACCTTTCCCTTAGCGATTGTGAGCGGATTGTGGTGGCCTTTAGAAACAATGCCAGAATGGCTTCAAAATATCGGGCGACATTTGCCCACGTATTTTCTAAATCGTACAATTGGACAAGTGATCAACCATGCTAAAATTAACTGGAGTAGTGTAGCGGGGATTAGCGAATGGATTGTGATTATGGCGTTGGTAACCGCAGGAGTGGCGCAATTATTAGCGAAGAGGAGCTCGGCAATTAATGCATAG
- a CDS encoding acetyltransferase, translating into MKEFDEISLEYKNTGARRYITGFDGLRVLALLGVIFYHLMPYKVPGGYLGVPIFFAVSGYLITDIFIQEWDRKGKIQIGAFYLRRLRRLYPTLVVVLIGSTAYMTMFAQNLLSHIRSIILTNLTFVYNWWLVGHGQSYFDRYNGESPFTHLWYLSVLGQYYFIWPLLLIVLLKIYTHRRVQVAGILFSLSVISAMIMAILYHPDTVNRVYYGTDTRVAPFLIGAALAFIWPSTRLKKNLDLHKNAVANIIGLIIMALMITAFFTMPGTSAWPYYGGIFIFSVLSVLMIAIIAHPSFIWNRALTNPVFKWLGSRSYGIYMYQLPVMVFYEQKVTNIAAHPVLNTLAPLVIILILSELSYRFVEIPLAQFDYRHLGRFLKEMFNIESGFKWRHVGVAAVLFVTFVAIFGAVTAPEKVSQKTDDLQAKLAKNSKATNQKNAAALKKQKEVQKDQAKSKSKHVKLSKKEKTIAQKYHLTDQEMGAAKSIPLTGVGDSVLEDTGADLQEIFPTAYMSAKVGRQVDEAPEILASMKKQGELSDNVLINLGANGPVNAKQVDDIEKIVGKHRKLFWVNVHVPTQTWEGSVNQTLNKATKKYDNLRIIDWNGPAKNQPGWFYGDHVHPNPAGSKEYASIVAKAVIKAEQ; encoded by the coding sequence ATGAAAGAGTTTGATGAGATTTCTTTAGAATATAAGAATACGGGAGCGCGTCGGTATATTACTGGATTTGATGGGCTGCGAGTACTAGCCCTCTTAGGGGTAATTTTTTACCATTTAATGCCTTATAAGGTTCCGGGAGGCTATCTCGGGGTGCCAATCTTTTTTGCGGTATCGGGATACTTGATTACCGATATTTTTATTCAAGAATGGGATCGCAAGGGAAAGATTCAAATAGGAGCGTTTTACTTGCGGCGACTCCGGCGGTTATATCCGACACTAGTCGTTGTGCTAATAGGTAGCACGGCTTACATGACCATGTTTGCACAAAATTTATTGTCGCACATCCGAAGCATTATCTTGACCAACCTAACGTTTGTATATAATTGGTGGTTGGTGGGTCACGGACAGTCATATTTTGACCGGTACAATGGCGAATCGCCTTTCACCCATTTATGGTATTTATCGGTATTAGGTCAGTACTACTTTATTTGGCCACTGCTGTTGATTGTGTTATTGAAGATTTACACCCATCGGCGGGTACAAGTGGCGGGAATCCTTTTCTCACTAAGCGTTATTTCGGCGATGATAATGGCAATTTTGTACCATCCGGACACGGTAAACCGCGTCTACTACGGTACGGATACGCGAGTAGCACCATTTCTAATTGGTGCAGCCTTGGCATTTATTTGGCCGTCCACCAGGCTAAAGAAAAACCTCGATTTGCATAAAAATGCCGTTGCGAACATCATCGGGTTAATAATCATGGCACTGATGATTACGGCATTCTTCACCATGCCAGGAACTTCGGCATGGCCTTACTATGGTGGGATCTTCATTTTTTCCGTATTGTCAGTTTTGATGATTGCCATTATTGCCCACCCGTCCTTCATTTGGAACCGGGCGTTAACCAACCCCGTTTTTAAGTGGCTAGGTAGTCGGTCGTACGGAATTTATATGTATCAATTGCCGGTAATGGTATTTTACGAGCAAAAGGTTACTAATATTGCGGCTCATCCGGTCCTAAATACGCTAGCACCGTTAGTAATTATTTTGATATTGAGTGAACTATCCTACCGCTTTGTGGAAATTCCGTTGGCACAATTTGATTATCGTCATCTAGGTCGTTTTTTGAAGGAGATGTTTAACATCGAATCAGGATTTAAGTGGCGTCACGTGGGAGTGGCTGCCGTCTTGTTCGTTACCTTCGTTGCGATTTTTGGTGCAGTAACGGCGCCAGAAAAGGTTTCGCAAAAGACTGACGATTTACAGGCCAAATTAGCTAAGAACAGCAAAGCGACGAACCAGAAAAACGCCGCTGCTTTGAAAAAGCAAAAAGAAGTACAAAAAGATCAAGCTAAATCTAAGAGCAAACACGTTAAGTTGAGCAAAAAAGAAAAGACAATTGCTCAAAAGTACCACCTAACGGACCAAGAAATGGGCGCGGCTAAGTCAATCCCGCTGACCGGAGTGGGTGATTCCGTTTTGGAAGATACGGGAGCCGATTTGCAAGAAATCTTCCCAACCGCCTATATGTCGGCTAAGGTTGGTCGGCAAGTGGATGAAGCACCAGAAATATTAGCTTCCATGAAGAAACAAGGGGAGCTAAGTGATAACGTGCTGATTAACCTCGGAGCTAATGGTCCGGTTAATGCTAAACAGGTTGATGATATCGAAAAAATAGTCGGTAAGCACCGGAAACTCTTCTGGGTTAACGTTCACGTACCAACCCAAACTTGGGAAGGCTCGGTTAACCAGACTTTGAATAAGGCTACGAAGAAGTACGATAACTTACGAATCATCGACTGGAACGGTCCTGCTAAGAATCAACCAGGTTGGTTCTACGGTGATCACGTTCACCCTAATCCAGCAGGTTCTAAAGAATACGCGTCTATAGTAGCGAAAGCTGTTATTAAGGCGGAGCAATAA
- a CDS encoding ATP-dependent DNA helicase: protein MVPTKIGIRQLVEFILRSGDLNPTMNSQNTALKGAQIHRRLQKKRGADYEKEYAVKRVVEVAGSELTVEGRADGVVIGDELFIEEIKTSDPPYEELSENTKTLYWSQAKVYGAILSQDLDYEQVTIQLTYYQRPTDDVLEQQQTFSRQELSEFFDELINEYQEWVRRQQDWRSIRNQSAKKLDFPFPEYRAGQRELAVAVYKTVLTEQRLFVEAPTGIGKTISTLFPSIKAIGEAKMERIFYLTAKQSTQHVAEEALELMAEGGLKLKSITLTAKDKIIFPEEVGVNPENNPYMLGYYDRVKDGIQDALDHENQFTKEVIQKYAKKHTLDPFEFSLDLSLFCDLIIGDYNYLFDPRVYLQRYFSNVDKGNFFLIDEAHNLVSRSRDMYSAEINTDQVVKAQELFETSGHDVDSSTVKRWLNRLGNELTIIQNTFEKENKEALVDYQPLGPLENVMLKFNEAVREWLPKQPDGDLTDQILSVFFACSVYLKIAEYYDESYRIIIKKTEIGVNVQEQILDPSPYLDASLKKGRGAVFFSATLSPVDYYQETLGSSDALSLRMDSPFEQQQQNILITDYIDTRFANREESLPQIVASIDTLVSAKAGNYLIFCPSYAYLDQIASAFRVLRPEVQVEQQNNQMSPEDRTAFLDKFRSPSATTLVGFAVLGGIFSEGIDLTDEQLIGVGIVSVGLPGLSVEQNLLRDYFDEKNGHGFEYAYQLPGMNHVLQAAGRLIRTKRDRGNVVLMDQRFAGYRYLKLFPKHWSKYRQISSIFDLKKAVNGFWQR, encoded by the coding sequence ATGGTACCAACAAAGATCGGGATTCGTCAGTTAGTAGAATTTATTTTGCGAAGCGGAGATTTGAATCCGACGATGAATAGCCAAAATACAGCGTTAAAGGGCGCGCAAATTCACCGACGCCTGCAGAAGAAACGCGGCGCGGATTACGAAAAAGAATACGCGGTCAAACGGGTTGTGGAAGTTGCTGGCTCTGAACTTACCGTTGAAGGCCGGGCCGACGGGGTGGTGATCGGAGACGAGCTTTTTATTGAAGAAATTAAAACTTCCGACCCACCTTATGAAGAACTCAGTGAAAATACTAAGACATTGTATTGGAGTCAGGCGAAGGTGTACGGAGCCATTCTTAGCCAGGATTTAGATTATGAGCAGGTAACGATTCAGTTGACCTACTATCAGCGGCCTACCGACGACGTGTTAGAGCAACAACAAACGTTTAGTCGTCAGGAACTGAGTGAATTCTTTGACGAATTGATCAACGAATACCAAGAATGGGTTCGGCGCCAACAAGATTGGCGTTCCATTCGAAACCAGTCGGCCAAAAAATTGGACTTCCCCTTTCCGGAGTACCGGGCAGGTCAACGCGAATTAGCGGTGGCAGTTTATAAAACCGTCCTCACGGAACAAAGGTTATTCGTGGAAGCACCGACCGGAATTGGTAAAACCATTTCGACCCTCTTTCCCAGTATTAAGGCAATCGGGGAAGCAAAAATGGAGCGGATTTTTTATTTAACGGCTAAACAAAGTACCCAGCACGTTGCGGAAGAGGCGCTTGAACTAATGGCTGAAGGTGGCTTGAAGTTAAAGAGCATTACCTTAACGGCTAAAGATAAAATCATTTTTCCAGAAGAAGTCGGGGTAAATCCGGAAAATAATCCTTACATGTTGGGATACTACGACCGGGTGAAGGACGGAATTCAAGATGCGCTGGATCACGAAAATCAATTTACCAAGGAAGTTATTCAAAAGTACGCAAAGAAGCATACGTTGGACCCGTTTGAATTCTCGCTGGATTTGTCGCTTTTTTGTGATTTGATTATTGGCGATTACAACTACTTGTTTGATCCCCGGGTGTACTTGCAGCGTTATTTTTCTAACGTGGATAAGGGAAATTTCTTTTTGATTGACGAAGCGCACAACTTGGTCTCCCGTTCGCGAGATATGTATTCGGCAGAAATTAACACCGACCAAGTGGTGAAAGCCCAAGAGCTTTTTGAAACTAGTGGACACGACGTCGACTCTTCAACGGTTAAGCGCTGGTTAAACCGGCTCGGCAACGAACTAACGATCATTCAAAATACGTTTGAAAAGGAAAATAAAGAAGCTTTAGTCGATTACCAACCGTTAGGACCGTTGGAAAACGTAATGCTGAAGTTCAACGAAGCGGTGCGGGAATGGTTGCCTAAGCAGCCGGATGGGGACTTAACGGACCAGATTTTGTCGGTATTTTTCGCGTGCAGCGTCTATTTAAAGATTGCGGAATATTATGACGAAAGTTACCGAATTATCATTAAAAAAACAGAAATCGGAGTTAACGTGCAGGAACAAATTCTGGATCCCAGTCCGTACCTAGATGCTTCACTCAAAAAGGGCCGGGGAGCGGTCTTCTTTTCGGCAACCTTAAGTCCGGTCGATTATTACCAAGAAACTTTGGGAAGCAGTGATGCTTTATCCTTACGGATGGACTCGCCGTTTGAGCAACAACAGCAGAACATCTTGATTACCGATTACATCGACACCCGCTTTGCCAATCGGGAGGAGAGCCTGCCGCAAATTGTCGCTTCAATTGATACGTTAGTAAGCGCTAAAGCGGGAAATTACCTAATTTTTTGCCCCTCGTACGCCTATTTAGACCAAATTGCCAGTGCTTTTCGCGTGCTTCGCCCGGAAGTGCAGGTTGAACAGCAAAATAACCAAATGTCGCCAGAAGACCGAACGGCATTTTTGGATAAATTCCGGAGCCCTTCGGCAACAACCTTGGTGGGCTTTGCGGTGTTGGGAGGAATCTTTTCGGAGGGAATTGACTTGACCGATGAACAACTAATCGGGGTCGGAATTGTCAGTGTGGGGTTGCCTGGCCTAAGCGTGGAACAGAATTTATTGCGGGATTATTTCGACGAAAAAAACGGCCACGGATTCGAATACGCCTATCAATTGCCGGGAATGAACCATGTTTTGCAG